The genome window TCATTGGTGTTGCAACATCTAACTCAGGGATGTccgtacaagcacctagcattctacacagttcgctaggcgttcagatgggtgttcaggtattACTCGATAGTATCAAGATTCGTAACGATTTagagaggagtgaaaagatcacgttcaAGTAAGAGACAACCACTGTTATGACTCTCatagactgttgtgtttcacatcgatcaaataatagaacagaacccctttttcactcgttaagcctcactgggactcgcatgcaccccacattattattatgtgtgcacccacaataatattgtgatttgcatgctcatctcagctcctcctaactcatgtcaaatggttcctcaaactcgagtgtCAAACAAAAGTTATCAAAACGACAAGATCACAGAAATCCCAAGACTATGACATACTTTCATTGCATTATAATGTAAGCAAGCAATTCATGTAATCAGACTATAGTGACAAGTGTGTGTCCGTAAGTTACACcataaacaaatgtgtactagccatgtaatgtatgcaacaagtgagagagacgaaccttgcaatctggagctgagtgtcatggtcgattttcgaaggtgttcggttatagtctggttttacaagaacgttttaaaacctagttcactataaccagtggctctgataccaaactgtcacacccccaaaataccacatacAGAATTACCgcggggcgtgtgacgtaccaggatccaagccaccaatcacattgaacttcgcataataattaaataaaactttcatttattgacattaagtgttacaacgttacaagcaattcacagtatacagcggaagcataattcattcgttaagtgtttataaaccattagtcttgtgttgcgattccatgtatctcgacccatgaccactccagcatcccagacagcaagttccaatgcaagacatctaacgacctacaagcatgcaaacaagtgtgtcagacgacgctggtgagttcaaagttttgttaacgtgtttagttacaaggtatgtgtataaaacagttcaacagttCAATGGTTCAATAAtctgttttgatgttgttattaactcgattaccgtatgtggcgactagatgtgaatgcccaaccccaatgcctccatttaggcattggtcatgaggtcaaggtatcaaacaaccttgaatagatgtaaggggtcttatatgtacacgatgagaatgcccaaccccaatgcctctaactaggcattggtcatgaagtccaggtagttagttcacgcccgtcctttcggcccggtgtgagggtgccaaacctaatagcgctatcaactaaatacctcgttgcttcttcagcaacacggtagatgtacggggtcttacatgatttatactgtgttcaataaccaacatcccaattaaaCAGTTTAACCAGTATTCCCTTccgaaacgtttaccagatgtcccaaaccaccgggacgcatgcttagaaaagtgcagtgaactcacctttgatttgctcggtatgttacgttacattacccgttcccagttggtcaatcaaaccctaccgtggttaccgaAAATAGTCAGTATCGTAAGTACATTAACCACATATTCTTCATACACGTTACGCAAGTAGGATATAAGTAAAACACACATCAATATGTACGTCTTAACCAGAAATAATGCAATACATCGATCCATAACGTTATATAGCAAGTATTCAGATTGCATGTGAAGTTCAcaccacaagttcatgtttcacaAACATCTAACACATAACTCGTCACTCTCAAGAGTGTGTGATTAATCCTCATTTGTGCGGTTCACAAGTTTCCCCAGCCCAGACCCAGTGCACCCCAACGTAATTTCAAAGAACTGTGCAACACAATTTATGTGTGAGAGGCCCAGGTAGTGTGCCATTGACCAATTGATTCCTTCCCATTAATTTCTATAAAACTCCCCACTATTTCGATCAATATGGCTACATGATGGGTAACAGCTAGACACTTTTAATTTCACCAGATCTAAATGAATTCCGCAAAACCCCGCATAATCCTGTTTATCATCAAACCATTAACATGATTGACAATCAATTGTCGAAACCCTTATTCTCATTTAATCCTCACCACAGAATCTTAACAAAGAAATTATTCTTGACATTCTCATTAACAAGACAATCATCCGATTTATATATACAGCTATCATCCTAAATCTGATTTCGTGAAAACAAGTCTAGTCCTCGGTATCATTGTAAATCACAACATCTTTAGCATATACACTACCCTAGATCATCGATTTACAGTGTATCTAGTTATTTACTTCCAGTTTCGCATTCATTACCTTAACACAATCACAACCACCAAATCTAGCATGGATACATATTAGTTATTTCACATAATTCACAACACCAACTCCCATAACAGTCATGCACATGGTTGCTTAACACCACCCATCCCATGACACATGGCACATAGCCTAGCATGTTAACAATATATGCTTTCTTTACCCACCCATCTGTGGACATCATGCCTTACTGTTTCGTTGACTTTTAGTCCTCATGCAATTATTAGTTCGTTAAACAACAACATGAAGGGTTTACACATAGCATAAACAACCATTAACATAATCAACTTGTCAAACATTCTTGAATCGAGCAGTGCTAACTATTAATTAATTGGCATTCTAATAATTCGTGAATATGTTTTAGTTTGTAGCAAAACCCTACGCTATTCTTTaacttcacacacacacacacacacacacatatatatatatacacaacatcGGATCATCAACCAGAATATGCATACAAAGTGAAAATCAAATCACCGATGATTATACTAACCGAGCGTTCATGTGAGAGAGAGAGCCGAGTCGAGAGAAGGAGAGTTTCGGGTACTTCTGGCGACGTCTTCGTGTCTCCGGCGAGTCGTGTTGTATTGCAGACGTGACTAGAGATGCTATCAATCATCTAAGCGTCGAGGAATGGTTCCTCCTGTGATCCTCCACGTACCCCGACACATCACTAGTTCCGACGATATTCCGATAACGGGAGGATATTCATGGCAAGGTTTGTTGTTTAGATGAACTGGGAGAGTGCAAGGTTGAGATCATAACCAAAGACTTGAAGGAGTTATAGTTGATAACTTCCATTGATGGTAAAAGATGGGGGGGTAAAGGAACTGCCGCACGCACAAATTGGGAGAAGTAGGGTTTCTTTAGTTTGAGTTTTGTGATAAACACTACAATGTTACGTATGCATGTATATTACCAGTTGGGCTGTTCATTTATTTGGTCAAGGGAACGGGCTTAAGCCCAAATACAAAGGGGCTGCCAAATACCCATAACCAAGGGGAGCGGATTCATTAGTTGGGGTACGGCCCCCCAATCATAGACACCACACTAGATTCGGGCCCAATGCACACCCATACATATTTTCTCGAACATATTATACGTGTAGCCATTATATTACCGTCACAAGTGTTCACTGATTTTTATCTTCGTACGGAATATGAAAGAGAAAATCACAAGAAACAGAACCACGTGACGAAAAGATactgaccttgaaagttcgggttgtcacaataatAAATGCCATCTCGCAAATATAAACAGTcacttagaccaaacgggtcaaaaggtgaaaatatcaccatttgacaatatcgactaatgatttTGCCGAGTCGTATGATTACAGGAGTAAATATCGAATGGATATTTGCATCGCTATTACATAGTGATTATTAAAGCAAGATATTAAAATGGGTCGATATATTGATCCAAGTCAGGTACGTGTAATATGTTAACTACTCATTTAGAACGTAAGGTTCAATGAGAGTTAAATGAAGTCAATATTTGACATTTGGTTACTTTAATTGGTAAACCAAATGATTCAAATGGTGGTCATTGTATTTTGAAAATATAATGattttttaaacaaaatcatAGTTAAAAAGAGGGATTTTGGGTCAAACATGCTTTCAAAGGTCCTTCAtcgtaaatgaaaagctaaaatgaaccaaaacgcccttataagcTAAGTTGAGCaaacgacccttaaaggttgtttgtaaacgagttttatgatcaaataaatacttagaataagtacaAAAAGCGAAAGATGTGAATCTTTGGTCAAATGACTTTATATGAGTCTCTGCCATAAAATGCATATTCGAGGGGTAAAACTAGAAATATTTAGATCGccacattaaatccaccacaaatatagttgtggtagaagatcatttgataaataatgtggaaataagatgctagaaataAATGAGCGTGAATTATACggaaaagtgcttaaatacccttaacaggtcaaaataagcatttaaGTCAAAACGGGTTTAAGAAGGTACATAAACCCGTGatttgaacctaatatgatagacaATATTGAACTTGTGAGGTTCATGAGAAATtgggatcaaacaaacatgtttgtttgataaatacacgaacgggtcaaaacttgGTAATTACATtttaagccgaaggcttaaaaaTCTAAAATCTTGTTAATCTGGATGTCGGATGTTAACTCCATGAGATGGAGAATAAATTTACGATCATGTAGAAGGAAACGTGACGTAAATTGGATAAAAATGAGCAAGTTATGTCCGTTTCCGTAGAAATTGATTCGGCTGGAAAATGTGCAGGTTTTGAAACAACATTCTGTCGAAATAAGctcctcgcgtcacgcgacggaGGAGGCTACATGCAGTCACGGCACGCAACAGGTTTGGAAAATGGTGTCGCGGCACGCGACGACCTTCATAACTGGAAAATTGTTGTTGTTTATTCATTtgagtcttatgaactcatttaaacatgttttaaacccCTATAGCtaactcatttcatgtttttatgaaatgtagggaTTATGTAGAataccggaggacgatcaagctcaataaagaaccgaacacgatcaagattcATGCTTCCGCGAAAAGTTTCGTCGTCATGTTTTTAAACGGCGAAGGTTTTGAAAATGTTGAATTGTTTATTTCTTGAAAGTTTTTAAGAATTACGTATATGTGAAAGCATAAACATAACAATTAGTCGAAAACTATATGTAAATGTTTTAAAACATGAAAGGGTTTTACATACAATGTTGGGGTCTAATACATTATCAAGGCTTGAACATGTTTGGGAAAACACATGGGAGTACCTTGCGGATGGCATTTTATACAATCGTCAAAAGCTTTTGGGGATCGAAGGTACGCAAATTGTTATTTAATATTTTCACAGTTATGTCTTATATAATAGTGTTTAATgtttaatttcattttttttatttatacgactttaaataatttatttatataattttattaggTTTGTATCTTCCAGAGGAACAAATAAGGAACCTAACGTTGCTTGAAATTGAGCGTTACTTATTACGTAACAACTCAAGTCTAACTCGGTTTCCGTCTATGCCTCAATCCGACAGTGAATCAATATATTCAGCGGACAACCGTCTAATTGCTGACGAGCTTGGGTACGATGTAAGCGCTCCTGCCATTGAATTTGATAATAATTTAAGCAGGCTAACCGATGAACAGCGTTTAGTGTTTGATGAGATAGTTCAAGCCGTTAATAGTAATGCGGTTGGTCTGTTCTTCGTCTATGGTTACGGAGGGACTGGTAAGACGTTTCTGTGGAGGACATTATCTGCATCCATCAGATGTAAAGGAGATATTGTATTAAACATTGCATCAAGTGGTATTGCATCTCTTTTGTTACCTGGTGGACGTACTGCACATTCAAGGTTCCATATACCTTTAAATTTAACAGAAAACTcgatgtgttttattaaactagATGATGACGTTGCTGATTTATTAAGAAAAAAGAAGTTGATAATTTGGGATGAAGCACCGATGAATCATAAACATGCGTTTTAAGCACTTGACCGAACAATGAAAGATATCTTCAAATGTGAGATGAGTTTTGGTGGTAAAGTTACGGTGTTCGGTGGTGACTTTAGACAAATACTTCCGGTTGTTCCAAATGGTAGTAGACGAGAAATCGTTAATTATATTCCTTAATTCTTATTTATCTAATTACCCAAACAAATAAAATAGGAAACTCTACCTCCACCTTGTTTATTCACCGTTCCCCTTTCCTTTTCATTATTCACATCGGAAAATATTATCAAACTTCGCCGATTTTAtctgtgttcgtttgtgtttgtgttcGTGAATCGTTCATGAACATGTTACATCCTTAACGAacgaccttgttcgtgttcgttcggttcgtttacaacacTAATTATTTTTGTTGCTGACCTCAATTGGGCTTACACTTATGATTGATTACATATTAGcagtgttttaaaaaccggtaaataccggccggttataccggtattaccgtttctagatgtaaatccggtacgaaacaccccggtaaataagtgaaacggcataaggtttgtaccggcggtaaaatccggtataccggtttgaaacgtaataccggtaccggcacagggttattttagtttgagTTGATACTTATTTTcaatatatatgttacttatcttatgtaatttttatatattatgattattcgtaactaaaagttcttatttaacATTGTATGAAACGAAAACAGTTGATGTATTTAacactcaaatggcttaaacatatcgtaccttttcatttaaaagagcttgttgaaaattgaatgattttcgattatcttttggattattttttattatggatttacttttggatcatcttttaatACGTAATCATTcatttttggattaacttttgagttgatgttgtaatttatgaaattatagagttacctagtcaacccggttgaaccgctcggtacaacctggttcaaccggttgaaccattttttagcctaatccggtttgatctaaaaaccggtttttaaaacattgcataTTAGTATGTAGGTTAGCTATGATTCTGGTGGCTAGTTACCAATTCACTTGCTGCTCTAACTTTGAGCAAGATGGGCTGCAAATTCTTCAAACTCGTACATCGGCATATTGGACCCGGATCCAGAAACCAGTTTGGGTACACTTTCACCCAAAACGGTTTCTGGATCTGAGTCCAGTTTGGTTGTGCACCTCTAGATGATTTTATTGGTTTTGATCTGCAATGCTTTAACCATTATGCACCCTTCGAATGTTTAAAGATGTACCCGACTCTCACTTTAGTTAGAGATCCGTTTGAAACAAACGGCCATTTTTTAGTCAAGCCCGTCCTGAACCCGAACTAAAATGACCATTTTCAGAGCATGTTTTACCCAAACCCGTTACCCAGCCCGGCCCGATCCATTTTACCCGCTACAGGTCTACCTAAGAACCCACTTGGATAGCCCGGCCCAGGGTCATATTATAGTCTTTCAGCTATTTTCAAGttcaaattttataaaaaaaaaaaaaaaaaaaaaaaaaaaaaaaaaaaaaaccataaaaaattcTAATCTTTCGGAAACAAAGTTGTCGGAGACATTGATTATATAATTGCAAAAATGTCAATTGAAATACACATACAGATTATACCTTTATAACAACTACCTGGGTAGTTGAATTATACAAACAACCGCCACCGAATTTCAAATGATGCCTTGCTACTTTGTCAACCAGTAAATCAAGATTAAAAACGTGCAAACCGAAGCAACTAATGAAAGAATAATTGTGTCCATAGATTTTTTCTTCTTTATCGCCGACAGAATGTTATTCACCTGCAAAACCAATAAAAAacatgtaatgttttttttaaaaaaaaaatcattattcGACGTATTTTTTGTCTTATAAGTGTCTGGTTTGATTCTATAAAATAATTTCAATAATTTGGTTGAGTGGCGTTAATGAAAAAAGTTGAACAGTTAGATGGCCTCCTTATACGCTATCCTTATATGTACTTTGTTTATTCCATTagttttagtagattagggttttctgttcaGAAAGagatggcggcgcagtttgttgctcgtctacctgctatccttatgtaaatTGCCCAAACTATTGGAATGAAATTTTAACAACAAaaaaaaggcaaattggatttaaataatcccaacttgctcaatttggccgacaataatcccaactcagttattggccgataataatccgaactggtccacttttggccgataatagtccgccgttaaaaatagcttaacggagttaagcttttttctgaattacaaaccgatgttttatggattttgatcagaacgaggatacgagttgattgatataaaatttacctcaaaatactgccccaaacgacgaaaacggtgcttcaattcgggtgtttaaacttccaattaacaaaaatcaagtcgtttgaagcaccgtttcgaggtaagttttacataaatcgaatcGTATCCgtgttctgatcaaaatccataaaacatcggtttgtaattcggaaaaaagctCAACTCTGTTAAGCTAtatttaacggcggactattttcggccaaaagtggaccagttcagattattatcggccaataactaagttgggattattatcggccaaattgagcaagttgggattatttaaatccaatttgccaaaaaaaaaaaatattttagtaAAATTGAATTACTTTATAATAGTTTACTTACAGTTGGGAGACGACTGCTAACATTGGTAAGCTTCGAATTGATGCCGCCAAATGTTGACCGTTGAAACATGAGGGTACCAAAGGTTTCTTGTGCTTGTGATATCACACCGTCTATCTGCAATCAATATTTCGTAAAAACTCACTTCACTTATACCATCTATCACAAATTATATTCATTGTTTGGGCCATATATTTAGTAAATGGGACCACAATCACACATCTATTTCTTCGTACTAATTAAAGACTAAGTATATATGCATCCTTTTAAAAGTTTAATTTCATCTATGTTGTAAATTTCATAATATGGTgtttagccattcaaaaaaataaataaaaaaaaatcatgcaATACCCCTTATGTGATAAATAAAATCATATCAGCTACTTATAACAGTGTATTTCAAATagaaaagagtaaattgccattttagtctctgaggtttggtacaaattgccattttagtccaaatagtttttttttctcctttgggtccctgactttttcattttcttgccattttgatcacattgcctaactcagtctaaaaatctggttataaccaggggtatttttggcataactgttgtgtagtgataaaCAGAgctagtttacaacataatttataaacctcataataatttaatgtcaaaaatacccctgattataacctggtttttagactaagtttggcaatgtgatcaaaatggcaagaaaaaggaaaagtcaggaacccagaggagaaaaaaaaaaactatttggactaaaatgacaatttggacaaaaactcagggactaaaatggcaatttactcaataGAAAAACAACTTTATTACTGTGAATCATCTCAACACATAACGTTCTCTCTGTTTAAACAATAAAACAGAAAGTTAAATAGTATGATTCCATTTTTGtttgttataatataaaatgGGTAAATGCAATATTTTTAGTGTTTTAAAAGAATATATAAGAAAACTGTGAAATTAGAATATACGAATgcttaaacttcattaaaatatgagtaaattgccaaaatcgtccctgaggtttgggcatgtttgccattttcatccaaaacaacttttttgtacaatatggtccttcacttttgggattttttgccattttcatccaaacatctaatttgttttattttttctatcaaaaatttggatgaaaatggcaaaaaatcccaaagctcagggacgattttggcaaaaaaaaaaaaagccagacgtttggatgaaaatggcaaaaaatcccaaaagtgaaggactatattgtaaacaaagttgttttggatgaaaatggcaaaatgcACAAACCtgagggacgattttggcaatttactcttaaaaTATATACGAAATCATCCGCTATTTTCAACAAGCTGAAATATAACTTTTTTCAAGCTTGGTAGAGCATATATTTCAAGAATCAAAAGTTATTTTCTCAAATAACTCATTCGTAATGATGTCTCTTTGGGGTTTAAATAAGAAATCTTGCAGAATAAAATACTTGTAATCTAAAAAAAACACACCTGGCCCGTACTTCTCATGAGAGTAGCACGCTCCTTAAGAAGAGATTGCTCTTGGGACCCACCACCTTCTTCAAGATCTAATCGTGTTCTGTCAAACTCCCTGAAATCCTCAAGCAATGATGCATGCTCTCTCTTTGCTCTAAGGCTAGATCGAAGCCGGTTAAATTCCTGCGATTATATAAATATAAGCACAAATAGTGGCATTCAAAGTTCATTATTCATAGTCAATATAGTCATTGAACAATTTCAACCAGTTTATTAATGCCTTAGTCCATTCGGGTTATATTTCTTTTGTCTCTTACGTGGTTTTAAAAACACGAAAATGAAGATGTTTGGCTTAAAAGGAAAGAGACCAaaacatagttgttaatggcaAATTGCGACAAATTGCGATAAGGTACCTAtctgctacatagcgaatagcgataaatagcggacggctattttataaatagcgatacactagaaaaagaattttaaaatttatatgtatatattatatcaaaataccctggtatactttacatgtatatttaacaaaaacctaaaatctagctattttatagctatatttaactGCTATctatattaacaaaaaaaaattaaggtGTCGCTATGACCATAATAGCGACACTACATTGCTTCGCTATGTAGCGCGCTATAGCGACGGCTATaatcgctattgacaactatggacCAAAAGGATTGAAAGGTGCTGAAAGTGTATTTTAAAAGCATAAAACCAAATAATGATTTTCTTAAAAAATATAggttattatttataaataatataatttaacaTATGAAATATTTatgaataaaaaaaatataacttttggGCAAAAAGTGATCCTGGTCAACTCAACCTTTGACCCATACAATTATACAAAAATGGACTGTTTTTACCAGCTATCCAGTCGGTCCAGCCTGTGTATTATGACCTCTAACTTAACTAGCATTAGTAAACAACCAAACTAATCAACTTTTTGTACGAGTTTCAATCATTTTGAACATATAACCATATATCATAAGAAAAGTTACATGGTTCAGATCTTAAAAGATAGTGGCAAAATGCTAATAAAAgaaaggaataatggattttaataatcccaactattagccgttggccggcaacggtcccaacttcaaaaataaccattTATGGTCCCACTTTTTCACAGattgtaaaccaatggacctttactaacagaaccttaatttctttttgtcccATTTTGCTTTCTCTTAGAAaaggtccattggtttacaatatgtgaaaaggtgggaccaccactggttctttttgaagttgggaccgtTGCCGTCCAACGGCTAacagttgggattattaaaatccattattccaaaAAGAAAAGAACAAAGCTCGTAAAGAAAAATACATGAATTACGTCGTTTCCGCATTTGAATCTATTTCTCATTTCTTTTCCTAAAAGTAAAGTATGATAAGAACATCTAAAAAAACTCAACCCAATAACAAAAATCATCTTTATCACAAGACTTAACCTTGGAGAAAAACAAAATATCTAAATCAACAAAAAATTTACATCCATACATGATTCAAACAAGCTTTAAATAGGATACACCTAAAAATCCGAAAAAAATATGGTATAAATTTCTATCCTCTTATGAATGAAAAGAGCAATGAAGTAATATAATAATGTAATTACCTGACTAAGATCATGATGAATTTCATGATGACGGGTCAACGTATGAGAAAATATCTCCGATCCACCCGATGATACCCACGTTTGCATTTGTGAAATCACATGATGTAGCTCTTTGAGTAGTTGTTCTATTCTTGATCCAAGATTATTCTCATTACCATCATCAACTTTTGTCGAAACTAATTTTCGATACAAATGCATTTGATCATCCAACTGTGCTTCAAGCTTCCTTGCCTAAAccccaaaaaataaaagataaaagagtaaattacgattttggcccctgtggctatatcacttttaccctattagcccaaaatagaattttttaacatctgtgcCCCCATGGTCTTTATAACTAACTATTTGGCCCCTGAGTCTAACTCAAccattacgattttggcccctgtggttacaCTCAGGATAATGGGTTAAGTTAGACT of Helianthus annuus cultivar XRQ/B chromosome 1, HanXRQr2.0-SUNRISE, whole genome shotgun sequence contains these proteins:
- the LOC110884329 gene encoding Golgi SNAP receptor complex member 1-1; amino-acid sequence: MDPPTSWDSLRNQARKLEAQLDDQMHLYRKLVSTKVDDGNENNLGSRIEQLLKELHHVISQMQTWVSSGGSEIFSHTLTRHHEIHHDLSQEFNRLRSSLRAKREHASLLEDFREFDRTRLDLEEGGGSQEQSLLKERATLMRSTGQIDGVISQAQETFGTLMFQRSTFGGINSKLTNVSSRLPTVNNILSAIKKKKSMDTIILSLVASVCTFLILIYWLTK